The following are from one region of the Haloactinomyces albus genome:
- a CDS encoding ABC transporter ATP-binding protein has translation MIEAVGLTKRYGSTVAVNDLSFTVKPGRVTGFLGPNGAGKSTTMRMMLGLDRPSAGKVLIDGRPYRELKHPLRTVGALVEATWVHPNRSARSHLRWLARSNNIPKQRVDEVLEVVGLEQVAHRRAGGFSLGMSQRLGIASALLGDPQILLFDEPVNGLDPEGIHWIRQFMQRLAAEGRTVFVSSHLLSEMSLTAEELVVVGRGELITQCSTEEFVEGASTASVKVRSPQAEQLRDLITARGLPVQPVDPRTPDTLIVDGALSDGVGEIAAEGGIVLHELSPQRGSLEEAFMQLTGQAVEYRTGSDMPNENTTTLTTTGK, from the coding sequence ATGATCGAGGCTGTCGGCCTCACCAAACGCTACGGATCGACGGTGGCGGTCAACGATCTGTCGTTCACCGTGAAACCGGGCCGGGTCACCGGTTTCCTGGGCCCCAACGGAGCCGGAAAGTCCACCACCATGCGGATGATGCTCGGGTTGGACCGGCCGAGTGCGGGCAAGGTCCTCATCGACGGTCGCCCGTATCGGGAACTCAAGCACCCGCTGCGCACCGTCGGTGCGCTCGTCGAGGCCACCTGGGTGCATCCGAACCGATCCGCGCGCTCCCACCTCCGCTGGCTGGCACGTTCCAACAACATTCCCAAGCAGCGGGTCGACGAGGTTCTCGAAGTGGTCGGCCTCGAACAGGTCGCCCACCGACGTGCGGGCGGGTTCTCGCTCGGTATGTCGCAACGCCTCGGTATTGCTTCCGCACTGCTCGGTGATCCGCAGATCCTGCTGTTCGACGAGCCCGTCAACGGACTCGATCCCGAGGGGATTCACTGGATCAGGCAGTTCATGCAACGGTTGGCCGCCGAGGGCCGGACGGTTTTCGTCTCCAGTCACCTGCTGTCCGAAATGTCGCTGACCGCCGAGGAACTGGTGGTGGTCGGCCGCGGCGAGCTCATCACCCAGTGCAGTACCGAAGAGTTCGTCGAGGGGGCGAGTACCGCCTCGGTCAAGGTCCGCTCGCCGCAGGCCGAGCAGCTGCGCGACCTGATCACCGCGCGAGGGCTGCCCGTGCAACCTGTCGATCCGCGGACTCCCGACACTCTCATCGTCGATGGCGCACTCAGCGACGGTGTCGGTGAAATCGCGGCCGAAGGCGGAATCGTGCTGCACGAGCTTTCGCCGCAGCGCGGTTCGCTGGAGGAGGCATTCATGCAGCTCACCGGTCAGGCCGTCGAGTACCGCACCGGTTCCGACATGCCGAACGAGAACACCACCACACTCACGACGACCGGAAAGTGA